The window CGTCCGCAACGAATACGTCCAGATTGATGAGCGGCGTCCCCAATCGCTGGGGTCATGAAGAAGTCGGCATTCGTACAGGCATCACCGGGTCGCAGTGAATCGCCATCCGCGGTAAGAATGTTGAACTGCCGTGACTCCGGCGTCGGCCGCGAATGGCACGTAGTTATTTCCTAAGTCCTGCCAGGATCTGGCGTTTCGCTTCGTGGCGGTGAACGTGCAAGTAGTCATGATGTTTTCGATGAGGTTGTTTTATCTTCCTCGGCTCAAAGCGGTCCGCCATGTGTTTGGTGGGTGGAGCGAATGTGACGGGCAGCCGCAAGCTGCCCAGATCACGGGTTTGAGTCGCCAGTTTTTTAACGAATGGCTCCCACCCGTCAAACCTTGGACTTACATGGATTCTTTTATAAATTTCCGTCGCTGGTGATGAAGTAACCACACACAGAGTTGAATTTGCCCAGATTGAGTGCGAAAATGCTCAAGGGACGTTTGCCCTTGAGTTGGGGGTAAAGGAGATGTGGCAGGCCTCCCTGAACGGTTCCCAGCACAGATCGGAGCCGTCCGTTTCTAACCCGAGGCCTTCCACCCCTGTAACCTAGGCCTTGTAAAGATTTTTTCCTCGGGAGACAGTAGTGAATCGTTTATTCCTCCTTGTGACCATGTGCCTCACTTTGTGCGTGATCTCTGAGACGGAGGCGAGTGACATGCCTTCGGTCAGTGTGAAGCAGTTTGACTATCGCGCGATATCGAAAGGGAACAGTTGGACGGGGCGCCAGCTTTCTGATGCCATTCCGCTCAAGTCAGTTTCGCGAGTGGTTCTGACCGAACTTCCGTCCAAAAGTTTATCCAGTCAGCTCGGCCGAGAACTACCCGAGCGGGACATTCGAAACATCGCATCGAAATTCACCGAGATATTGTTTTCCGCAACCGGTCCGATTGAGAAGTGGAGCCAGTTAGCGGAGGAAGGCAAGTCAGCCGAGTTGATCGTTGTCACTTCTGATGGCGAGATCTATTTCGTAGATGTGCTGCAGAATATGGTGTCGTCAGCGCCAACCGCGTTTATTCTTCGAGGCGATGGCTTTTCCGTACGAGTCCCCATTGTTCGGGATCCCAACGAGAAAAATGCTGAGCCATGAAATGCTGTGGTCGTCTTTGAAGGGTGAATATCGAAAGTCGGGTTTGCCATGGCGAGGTCGGAGTTGTGTTCCGCCTCGAATGCGTTGAAGGAGGTGGGCCGCGCGCCGCTCAATCGCGCCGTCGCACCAACGCCGCTGCGGCGGCGATGGAAAGGACGGGAATTGCGGGGGATCGCATTCGTGGGTTACTCCAGTAGACCGCATGGACGCCGCTGAGCGTGATCACGATCGCGACAGCCGGCCACCACGCGATCCAAGGTCGCCAATGACGAGGATGAAGTTGACGAGCGTGTCGCCAGACGGCAACCAGGATCAGGGCATACACGAGACTGTGTAGCAATCCGACGATCACAATCAGACTCGTCGACCGCCCTGCGGTCGCGTGAGGGAAGGGTTGCCATAGTCGCGTCATACGCACCCAACACGAATACCAGAACATCTCGGGACGGCGCGCGATCGTGGACCTGGCCGCCGCATAGGCAACTTGATCATCTGCCCACTCATCGCCGCTCCGGGGCAGCGATTGGTACTCCGCAAAGAACTCATCTGGCTCCCACGCATGGCGACGCCAGGGCGGCTCGGTGGGCTTGTTTTCTAAATAATCATAGAATGAATCATTGTTGGCTAGTAGGAGCGTGTACCCGCCGTGGGTGGTTCCCCAGACGGGATGGCCGACGGCGGAAAGATTGCGAATCGTCCACGCTCCCACGCCCGTTACCATGATTGCGAGCGTGATCACGAACATTGCCGCGCGGGCCCTGCTGGTAACCCGGCCAGTGACGGGCAGGTACGCTGCGAGCATTGCTGCCCAGACGAGGAAGGTCGGTCGACAAAGGATACACAGGGTCAGCAGAGAGCCCAGAACGACGGCGTCGAGAACATCTGACCGGGTGAGGCCGCCCTTCGCTGTTTTCGGCTCGCAATCTTCTGTGCGACCAATCCGCACCACCCACCACCACCACGTCACCACCACGAGCGTCGTCGCGATGGTCTCGGTCATCACCAGTGACGATTGCCATAGCAGGATAGGATCGATCAATACCAACACGGACGCGCAGATGGCGGCCCACTTCGACAATAGGCGGCGGGCGATATCCCACGTAAAACCGATCGTCAGACCCCCTAAGACTAGCTGCAGGATGGCCACCGAAGGATTCGAGAGTGTGCCTGCACCGTCGACCAACCAGGAAAGTAGCCAGGGATATAGCGGAGGGCGAAATGCGGTCGGCCGAGCTTCCTCGGTTCCGACGGGCAAACCAAACACTCCCGTTCTCGCCAGCGTTTCGGCAATCACTCGGTAGGCATCGGGGTCATCTTGAAGTGACTCGTAATGGGTCAGCATGAAGCCGCCACGAACGATGAGAACGACCGCAGCCAAGCAAGCCAAAAAAATGAGGCGAGTGCGGGCTCGCCCGTTCAATCCCACTCCATCCCTGACATCTCCGCGACAGCGCTGACGAGTGCTTGCGTCCCTGCGCGACCGCCGCCCTTCGCGATCACGGATTGGTAGAGTTGTTCAGCCAGGGCTAATCCTGGCAAGCAAAGATTCATCTGTTTCGCTTCGGCCAGTGCGATGCCCATGTCTTTCACGAAGTGTTCGACGTAGAAACCGGGTTCAAAATCGCCCGCGATCATGCGAGGACCCAGGTTGCTCAACGACCAACTGCCCGCTGCGCCCGAGCCGACCGATTGCAACACGGTCGGTAGGTCCAATCCCGCGCGGACGGCGTAGACGAGCGCTTCACAGACACCGATCATGCCGCTGGCAATCAGGGTTTGGTTAACCATCTTGGTGTGCTGTCCGGCGCCGGGCCCGCCTTGATGTACGATTGTCTTGCCCATGATTTCAAGACAGGGCATGACCCGATGTACCGTCTCTTCGTTGCCGCCGATCATGATCGACAGAGTGCCGGCCGCGGCCCCGGAATCGCCACCCGAGACAGGCGCGTCGAGTGCATCGGCCCCCTGCTCGCTGGCAAGGCGTTGGATTTCGACCGCCAGCGTTGGTTCGCTGGTGGTCATATCAACGAGGATTCCATCGCGGGCGATTCCCGCCAGAGCCCCGCGCTGTGGATCGAGGAACACTTCGCGGACGTCGGCAGGATACCCCACAATCGCAAAGACAATTTGTGATTGCGTGGCGACCTCACGGGGCGACTCGGCCCATATCGCGCCCCGCTCGATCAGCGACTTCGCTTTCTCTCGGGTGCGCGTGGTTAGCGTCAGCGGGAAGCCTGCATCGAGCAAGTGACCGGCCATGGAACTGCCCATGACACCGGTGCCAATCCACCCGATGGACGGTTTATCAGTGGTCATGGATTCTATTTCTGCTTAGCCGCCTCACCGAGTCCCTCATCGACGAAGCCATATCCGCCGCGGCCTTCTTTCACGCGGCTTTCAACGTCCATGAGCGTCTCGGCGACGGACGTGTCCCAGAACTTAGAGATTGTTGCCGGCGGCAGCGGTTCGAGAGAGCGGAACAGCCGAAAGCCAATTCCGCGGGCGGGGTCACTGGTGAACCACCAAGGGCTGCGTGGGAAATTCGGATCATCTGCTTTCCATTCTTCATCGTCCGATGCCAATCTCGCAGCACTCCGCAGTTCCGGTGGCTCCATTTCCCAGCTTCCTCCACGGACTACACAGGGATAGGGGTTCTTAGGCCACCGGGTTGCCGCCGTTGCATCGCTTGGCTCTTCGTCTTGCATCCATCCATAACCGTCTTCGGTATACTCGTTGACCGTCCACTCTGCAGCGTTGCCATGCATGTCGTACAGACCGAAGGGATTGGGCTTTTTCGTGCCCACGTCACCGGGGCCTTCGAGCGAGTTGTCGAAGTGCCATGCGTAGTCGTCGATGACGTCTGGGTCGTCACCCCAGCTATAGGCAGTCGTCGTGCCACCCCGGGCAGCGTATTCCCATTCCGCTTCGGTGGGCAGACGGTATTGAGTGTTCGTCATCCGGGATAACCATTTGGTGAACTGTTGAGCCGCATACTGGGTCATGGTCACGGCTGGCTGAGACGGTTCGGAACCATATTCGAACGTATAGGAGGGCTCATAGAGTTCGGTTGGCGCGGTCACCGAATCGACTAGATTGGTCTCGTTGACGGGGCGAATGCCTTCGAATTCAAAGTCTTTGAAGACGCCGTACATCCGCATGTACTCTTTGTACATTTCCCAGCGAGTCTCCGTCTTGGCGACCCACATTGGCTTCGTTGATATCGCGATCGCCGGTCCTTCGTCCTCGACGAAGTCGGGAGCATCTTCTGCCGTTCCGAAGGTGAAATCACCGCCCGGGACGGGAATCATTTCGAAGGTAATGTCCGTTCCAGGGATGCGCTCGGTGTACGGCACCATGAACGTGCCATTCTCAAGTGCGACGTAGGGGCCGGTGGCCGGCTTGTCGCTCGCGATTCCAGGCGTGTTCGCGGCCGGCTGGGCCACGGCCGTCGCCACGTTGGGTTGGTCAGCCGACGCGGGCAGGGAAACGACGGCACCCGAAAGGACAGCGAAGCTGAGGTATGCGGAGACGAGTTTTTGTCGGTGCAGAGGCATGGCGATGAAGGTAGGGGCTAGCGAAGTGAGTAGGGACTTGGCGAGGGTCAATCGTCGTGGTTCACATCGGATTGAGATCGTTCGGAGCCACCATTCTAGACCCCCTGGCTCAAGATACTAGGGTTGCTGGAGGCCTGCCGAACAATACGCCGGTGGCGGATTGTTTTCTGTCTTTTCCCAATCCGTAGGATAGAATAAGGGTAGATAAGAATCCCCCTGAGCCGGTATTTATGAACAAGTCCAAGCCAAGCGTGTCGCATAGTCTGCATCAAAAAGCCGCCAGTGCGCGACAAAGTCTGCACGAAAGACGCGAATTGTGCGTCGTTCGCAAGGATCGCGAAGGGCATATTCTCTATGCCAATGAGATGTTCTGCGAATCGGTTGGGTTGAGTTCTGAGGAGGTTGTCGGAAAAACCGATTTTGAGTTGTACTCCTCCGAGGTCGCCGAAGCGGACTGGGTTTTAGAACAACACGTGATGACCTGCGGCCAGCCCGATCATGTGATTGAGGCATTCGCCAGCGACATTCGGGATCTCGACGCGCAAGATGACGAACTGCTCAAAGGGGACGTCAACGGCACCTGCTTTCTCGAAGTCATCCGCTTACCCACCTTCGGCCCCGATGGCGATGTCGTCGGTGTTGAAGTGATTTGCTGGGACGTGACGGAGCAGAAACGCGCCGATGCGGAATTGAAGAAAGCTCGATTCCTCATGGATGCGTGGTTTAACAACATTCCCGATGCGGTGTACTTCAAAGATCGCCGCAGCCGGTTCGTCCGCATCAGTCAAGCTCACGCGAGAATGTTCGGATTGTCCAATCCACGGGATGCACTCGGCAAAACAGATGCAGATTTCTTCGGGGATGAGCACGCTAGCGATGCACTCGAGGACGAGCGGAGGATCATCCGTACCGGTGAATCGATCGTCGGGAAAATTGAGCGGGAGACCCGAGATGGAGAACCCGACACTTGGTGCAGCACCACTAAAATGCCGCTGCGAAATGATCGTGGTGAAATCATCGGCACCTTTGGGATCTCGCGAGATGTGACGTTGCAGGTGCGGGCAGAAACCGAATTGGCGCGTGAGCGTGACCTGCTCAAAACCATTATGAATAACATTCCTGACATCATCTACGTGAAGGATCGGTACAGTCGATTCCTGACCTCCAATGAATCGATGTTGAGACTGCTCGGTGTGGATGAAATGTCACAGGTGGTTGGCAAAAATGACTACGACTTTTCACCGCCCGAGATGGCCTGCAATTATGTCGCTGATGACCAAAACGTCATGCGCTCAGGGCAACCCTTGATCGACCAAGAAGAAACCATCCAGCGTGCTGACGGTAAAACGATTTGGTTGCTGACGACCAAGGTCCCTCTGCATGGCAACGATGGGAAAGTGATGGGCATGGTCGGGATCAGCCGCAACATCACGGCTCGCAAGCAGGCGGCCGAAGAACTGCTGGCGGCCAAAGAACTCGCTGATGCTGCCAACCGTGCTAAGAGCGAGTTCTTGGCAAACATGAGCCATGAAATCCGCACGCCCATGAACGGAATTCTGGGGATGACCGAATTGTTGGCGGGCACGGAGATGACAAGCGAGCAACGGGAATTTTTGGGTCTCGTTCAACAATCTGCCGACTCGCTGCTGCGACTGCTCAATGATATTCTCGACTTTTCGAAGATCGAAGCCGGTCGTCTCGAACTCGACAACGCGCCGTTCAACCTGCGTGACTGCATTGGCAAAGCCATTAAACTGCTGACCCTCAAAGCGAATGAGAAGGGACTGGAGTTAGCAGGTCGGATTGATCCTGCAATCCCCAACGAATTGATGGGGGATGCTGGACGTCTTCGGCAGATTGTCGTTAATTTCGTCGGCAACGCAATTAAATTCACCAGCAGCGGCGAAGTTGTCGTCGATGTGAATCCGGAGACGCTCGAAGGCGATGAGGCGGTACTTCATATCACGGTGCGCGACACCGGCATCGGCATTGCCAAGGAAAAACAGCAGAAGATTTTTGAAGCGTTTGCCCAAGCCGATGCATCCACGACAAGACGATTCGGTGGCACCGGGCTGGGACTAACGATCTCCGCTCGCTTGATCCAGATGATGCAGGGGAGAGTGTGGGTGGAGAGCGAGCTCGGTGTGGGCACCACTTTTCATTTCTACGTCCACTTGGGGATTGCACCGGACCAAACCCCACGTCGTCCGGCGGCGTTCTCCAAAATTGCCGGCACGCGAGTCTTGGTCGTTGACGACAATGCGACCAATCGACGAATCTTACAAGAGCTCTTGCAACTCTGGAATTTAAAACCCGTCATGGCCGAAGACGGTGAGGCGGCGCTTCACACGATCTCGCAAGCCATGCGAGATGAGGACCCGTTCGGACTGATCCTTCTGGATTATCACATGCCCTACCTCGATGGGATTGGGTTTGCCCAACAGCTTGCTGCCCGGCAGGACGAGCTTGAGCACGGCCCCATCGTGATGCTCTCCTCATCTTTCGCGGGATTGAGTTCACCGCAGATGCGAGAACTCGGTATCAATCGCTATCTAACCAAACCCGTGATCGCGTCCGAGCTGCGAGACGTTGTCTTGGATGTGATGGGGGTCGAGCATGAGAAAAAAATTCAGCTGCCCTTGCGAAGCACACTTCCAAAAATCAAACCACGGAAAGTATTGCTGGTCGAAGATGGTCTGGTCAATCAACGCGTGGCACTTGGATTTCTTCACAAGTGGGGGCACCAAGTCACGCTCGTTCTCAACGGACGCGAAGCGGTCGAGATCCTTGAGCACGAAGAGTTTGATGTGGTGCTGATGGATATCCAAATGCCCGAGATGAACGGCTACGAAGCCACGGAGATTATCCGCCAGCGAGAACAGGGAACGCAACGA of the Allorhodopirellula heiligendammensis genome contains:
- a CDS encoding NAD(P)-dependent oxidoreductase; translated protein: MTTDKPSIGWIGTGVMGSSMAGHLLDAGFPLTLTTRTREKAKSLIERGAIWAESPREVATQSQIVFAIVGYPADVREVFLDPQRGALAGIARDGILVDMTTSEPTLAVEIQRLASEQGADALDAPVSGGDSGAAAGTLSIMIGGNEETVHRVMPCLEIMGKTIVHQGGPGAGQHTKMVNQTLIASGMIGVCEALVYAVRAGLDLPTVLQSVGSGAAGSWSLSNLGPRMIAGDFEPGFYVEHFVKDMGIALAEAKQMNLCLPGLALAEQLYQSVIAKGGGRAGTQALVSAVAEMSGMEWD
- a CDS encoding formylglycine-generating enzyme family protein produces the protein MPLHRQKLVSAYLSFAVLSGAVVSLPASADQPNVATAVAQPAANTPGIASDKPATGPYVALENGTFMVPYTERIPGTDITFEMIPVPGGDFTFGTAEDAPDFVEDEGPAIAISTKPMWVAKTETRWEMYKEYMRMYGVFKDFEFEGIRPVNETNLVDSVTAPTELYEPSYTFEYGSEPSQPAVTMTQYAAQQFTKWLSRMTNTQYRLPTEAEWEYAARGGTTTAYSWGDDPDVIDDYAWHFDNSLEGPGDVGTKKPNPFGLYDMHGNAAEWTVNEYTEDGYGWMQDEEPSDATAATRWPKNPYPCVVRGGSWEMEPPELRSAARLASDDEEWKADDPNFPRSPWWFTSDPARGIGFRLFRSLEPLPPATISKFWDTSVAETLMDVESRVKEGRGGYGFVDEGLGEAAKQK
- a CDS encoding PAS domain-containing protein — protein: MNKSKPSVSHSLHQKAASARQSLHERRELCVVRKDREGHILYANEMFCESVGLSSEEVVGKTDFELYSSEVAEADWVLEQHVMTCGQPDHVIEAFASDIRDLDAQDDELLKGDVNGTCFLEVIRLPTFGPDGDVVGVEVICWDVTEQKRADAELKKARFLMDAWFNNIPDAVYFKDRRSRFVRISQAHARMFGLSNPRDALGKTDADFFGDEHASDALEDERRIIRTGESIVGKIERETRDGEPDTWCSTTKMPLRNDRGEIIGTFGISRDVTLQVRAETELARERDLLKTIMNNIPDIIYVKDRYSRFLTSNESMLRLLGVDEMSQVVGKNDYDFSPPEMACNYVADDQNVMRSGQPLIDQEETIQRADGKTIWLLTTKVPLHGNDGKVMGMVGISRNITARKQAAEELLAAKELADAANRAKSEFLANMSHEIRTPMNGILGMTELLAGTEMTSEQREFLGLVQQSADSLLRLLNDILDFSKIEAGRLELDNAPFNLRDCIGKAIKLLTLKANEKGLELAGRIDPAIPNELMGDAGRLRQIVVNFVGNAIKFTSSGEVVVDVNPETLEGDEAVLHITVRDTGIGIAKEKQQKIFEAFAQADASTTRRFGGTGLGLTISARLIQMMQGRVWVESELGVGTTFHFYVHLGIAPDQTPRRPAAFSKIAGTRVLVVDDNATNRRILQELLQLWNLKPVMAEDGEAALHTISQAMRDEDPFGLILLDYHMPYLDGIGFAQQLAARQDELEHGPIVMLSSSFAGLSSPQMRELGINRYLTKPVIASELRDVVLDVMGVEHEKKIQLPLRSTLPKIKPRKVLLVEDGLVNQRVALGFLHKWGHQVTLVLNGREAVEILEHEEFDVVLMDIQMPEMNGYEATEIIRQREQGTQRHQFIVAMTAEAMKGDRETCIAAGMDDYVSKPFDAADLQRAIDRSPACQLEGIETLETEEKTSPSEADEFNSFAEQHELQHEKVMDGQEPTQDATHPGPAPLAGPGEPETERESIPERESKPESEPELDREPELEREPDRDAAVSAWEVIMGKACGDEDMATQLAMAFAEEAEQLLPAMRDQLQAEDAVLLQRSAHTLKGAAGCLGAERVAEAGQRLEQEAKSGDLSNAASMLDDLDSCTRRYLDEINHSPAMRPPSS
- a CDS encoding glycosyltransferase family 39 protein → MACLAAVVLIVRGGFMLTHYESLQDDPDAYRVIAETLARTGVFGLPVGTEEARPTAFRPPLYPWLLSWLVDGAGTLSNPSVAILQLVLGGLTIGFTWDIARRLLSKWAAICASVLVLIDPILLWQSSLVMTETIATTLVVVTWWWWVVRIGRTEDCEPKTAKGGLTRSDVLDAVVLGSLLTLCILCRPTFLVWAAMLAAYLPVTGRVTSRARAAMFVITLAIMVTGVGAWTIRNLSAVGHPVWGTTHGGYTLLLANNDSFYDYLENKPTEPPWRRHAWEPDEFFAEYQSLPRSGDEWADDQVAYAAARSTIARRPEMFWYSCWVRMTRLWQPFPHATAGRSTSLIVIVGLLHSLVYALILVAVWRHARQLHPRHWRPWIAWWPAVAIVITLSGVHAVYWSNPRMRSPAIPVLSIAAAAALVRRRD